The DNA sequence GCTTCGCCCAGCCGCCGGCGGGGTTGTCGTAGAACCCGGTGATGGCGAGACCGGCGGACTGGAAGTCGGTGATCTTGCCCTCGGGGACGGTCTTGCCGAGCGCCGCCGGGGCGTTCGTCGCGCTGCTCTGCCCGCTCTTCGGGGTCGTCTGGCCCGCGGTCGGCTGGGTGCCCGGCGACTGGGCGGTCTGGTCGCCGCCGGAGCCGCCGCTGCCGGAGTTCAGCACCAGGAACAGGACCACCGCGACCACGACGACCGCGGCGCCCGCCCCGGCGAACAGGGCGTACTTGCGCTTGTTGTCCGGTTTCGCGGGGCTCGACGAGTACTGCGGCGCCCTGGCCGTCGGCGCGGCCGCGGGCATCGGTCTGGGCGGGGTGTTCGGCGGCGCGGCCGGCGACCGCATCGGCATGAACGCCGCGGTCGGGCGCGGCGGGTTCGACGGCGCCTTGCCCGCGGGCACCGGCGTGCCGACCGGCGGCGACGACGGCGCGGGCTGGTCGGTCCGCTGCCACGGCGGGCGGTCGCCGGCCTCGGCGGGCGCGGCGGGCTTGCGGCCCGCGCCACCCGAGAGCAGCGGCGGCGACGCCGACATGCCGCCCGGCTCGGTGCGGGCCAGCGCGGCCAGCCGCTCGCGGGCCTCGGCCATGCTCGGCCGCTCGCCCGGCTCGCTGCGCAGCAGGCTCATCAGCAGCGCGGTGGCCGCGCCCGCCTGGACCGGCGGGTTGATCTGGCCGTTCGCGGCCGCGTAGAGCAGCGCGAGCTGGTTGGTGGTGTTGCCGTACGGCGTGGTGCCCTCGATCGCCTGGTAGAGGGTCGCGCCGAGGGCGAAGACGTCGGAGCTGGGCACCGGGTCGGCGCCGCGCGCCAGCTCGGGCGCCAGGTAGGCGGGCGTGCCGCCGATCAGGCCGGTCGCGGTGAGCGTCATGTCGCCCGCCGCGCGCGAGATGCCGAAGTCGGTGATCTTCGCGGTGCCGGTCTCGTCGATCAGGATGTTGCCGGGCTTGACGTCGCGGTGGACGATCCCGGCGCGGTGCGCGGCCACCAGCGCGGACGCGACCTGCTCGCCGATCCGGGCGATGCGGCCGAGGGGCAGCGTGCCCTCCTCGGACAGGATCGTGGAGAGGCTGGGCCCGTTCAGGTACTCCATCACCAGGCACGGGTCGCCGTTGTGCTCGGCGATGTCGAACACCACGATCGCGTTCGGGTGCTGGAACCGGGCCGCGTTCTTCGCCTCGCGCATCGCGCGCTGGCGCATGTTGTCGCGCTCGGTCTCGGAGACGCCCGGCTGGGGCAGGATCTGCTTGATCGCGACGGTGCGCTCGAGGCGCACGTCGGTGGCGCGCCACACGACACCCATGGCACCGCTACCAATGTGCTCGACGAGGCGGTAGTGCCCCGCGATCAGCTGACCGGTGTCGATGGCGACTGCTCCTGACGAAATTCCCGGTGGTGGTGATCCTGCTCAGCGCGTTTCCGCTTCGCGCACCCGATCGAGTGTAGCGGTCGGCCCGGTGCTCTTCGCGTCAGCCAGCCGGACCGGCGGGCTCCGGTTCGGGCACCGGGGCCCGTTTCCGGAACACCCGGACCAGGCCGATCGCCCCGGCCAGCGCGAACACGCCGTAACAGACGAGCAGCGCCGGTGGCGTTCCGCCGGTCAGGGCGTCGCCGAGGACGACCACGGCGACGGTGCCGGGCACGCTTCCCAGCAGCGTACCGGCCAGGTAGGGGACCGGCCGCACGGACGACACGCCGCAGAGGTAGCTGAACGGCGCGAACGGGACGACCGGGATCAGCCGCAGCGAGGTGATCGCGAGGACACCGCCGTCGGACAGCCGGTCGTTCACGGCCCGGACGGCGGATCGGTGCAGGTGGCGGGTGACGAGGTCACGCCCGAGCAGGCGGGCCAGCCCGAAGGACAGCGCCGCCGCGATGGTGGTGGCGACCAGCCCGATCGCGATCCCGGCCGCGGTGCCCACGAGCAGCCCGGCGGCGAGGTTGAACACGGTCCGCGGGATCGGCGCCACGGTGAGCAGCGAGTAGGCGACGAGCAGCACGAGCGGCGTGGCGGCACCGGTGGTGGCCGCCCAGGCCCGCAGCTCGGCCGGACCGGGGATCGGCAGCAGCACCGCGGCCGCCGCGAAGACGGCGAGCACGGCGAGCGCGCAGATCAGCTTGGTGCGGCCGGACACCCGTTCGAGCTTACCGGGGCCGGTCCGGCGGCTCCCCGGCCTGGTCGGGCCCGGCTCTGCCGAGGTCGCGAATGACTCATTGGGGACCTCCGAGGTCCCCAATGAGTCATTCGCGACGCCACAGCGGCCAGTACCACCCGACCTCATCGGCAGTACTGACCCGCGAGGGTCATGAACGGGTCG is a window from the Amycolatopsis sp. cg9 genome containing:
- a CDS encoding protein kinase, producing the protein MIAGHYRLVEHIGSGAMGVVWRATDVRLERTVAIKQILPQPGVSETERDNMRQRAMREAKNAARFQHPNAIVVFDIAEHNGDPCLVMEYLNGPSLSTILSEEGTLPLGRIARIGEQVASALVAAHRAGIVHRDVKPGNILIDETGTAKITDFGISRAAGDMTLTATGLIGGTPAYLAPELARGADPVPSSDVFALGATLYQAIEGTTPYGNTTNQLALLYAAANGQINPPVQAGAATALLMSLLRSEPGERPSMAEARERLAALARTEPGGMSASPPLLSGGAGRKPAAPAEAGDRPPWQRTDQPAPSSPPVGTPVPAGKAPSNPPRPTAAFMPMRSPAAPPNTPPRPMPAAAPTARAPQYSSSPAKPDNKRKYALFAGAGAAVVVVAVVLFLVLNSGSGGSGGDQTAQSPGTQPTAGQTTPKSGQSSATNAPAALGKTVPEGKITDFQSAGLAITGFYDNPAGGWAKLTPAAQQVYGSEQAFADYWANNKVNTYVSARADSGGSNSDGSITMNLTVNGTRNGYRIVMSGGRLLIDADTRLGQHDAAGSGY
- a CDS encoding TVP38/TMEM64 family protein produces the protein MSGRTKLICALAVLAVFAAAAVLLPIPGPAELRAWAATTGAATPLVLLVAYSLLTVAPIPRTVFNLAAGLLVGTAAGIAIGLVATTIAAALSFGLARLLGRDLVTRHLHRSAVRAVNDRLSDGGVLAITSLRLIPVVPFAPFSYLCGVSSVRPVPYLAGTLLGSVPGTVAVVVLGDALTGGTPPALLVCYGVFALAGAIGLVRVFRKRAPVPEPEPAGPAG